Proteins from a genomic interval of Xylocopa sonorina isolate GNS202 chromosome 4, iyXylSono1_principal, whole genome shotgun sequence:
- the Nachrbeta1 gene encoding nicotinic acetylcholine receptor beta1 — protein MGGTPETCGKMHFCLRLARLLLISTVLCVGLCSEDEERLVRDLFRGYNKLIRPVQNMTEKVHVNFGLAFVQLINVNEKNQIMKSNVWLRFIWSDYQLRWDEADYGGIGVLRLPPDKVWKPDIVLFNNADGNYEVRYKSNVLIYPNGDVLWVPPAIYQSSCTIDVTYFPFDQQTCIMKFGSWTFNGDQVSLALYNNKNFVDLSDYWKSGTWDIISVPAYLNTYKGDFPTETDITFYIIIRRKTLFYTVNLILPTVLISFLCVLVFYLPAEAGEKVTLGISILLSLVVFLLLVSKILPPTSLVLPLIAKYLLFTFIMNTVSILVTVIIINWNFRGPRTHRMPQLIRKIFLKYLPTALLMRRPKKTRLRWMMEIPNVTLPTSTYSGSPTELPKHLPTSLTKSKMEVMELSDLHHPNCKINRKVHHTTSGSSAAGGEGLTDRRGSESSDSVLLSPEASKATEAVEFIAEHLRNEDLYIQTREDWKYVAMVIDRLQLYIFFLVTTAGTIGILMDAPHIFEYVDQDRIIEIYRGK, from the exons ATGGGTGGGACGCCTGAAACCTGTGGAAAAATGCATTTTTGTTTGCGGCTCGCGCGTCTCCTTCTCATCTCGACGGTTCTATGCGTTG GTCTCTGctccgaggatgaggagaggttGGTGCGAGATCTGTTCAGGGGGTACAACAAACTCATCAGGCCCGTGCAGAACATGACTGAGAAGGTGCACGTGAATTTTGGCCTTGCCTTCGTGCAGTTGATCAACGTG AACGAGAAAAATCAGATCATGAAGTCGAACGTATGGTTGAGATTCATTTGGTCGGATTATCAATTGCGCTGGGACGAGGCTGACTACGGTGGAATCGGAGTTCTCAGGTTGCCCCCTGACAAAGTCTGGAAACCAGATATTGTGCTGTTTAACAA CGCTGATGGCAATTACGAAGTGCGATACAAGAGCAACGTCCTGATCTACCCCAATGGCGACGTCCTCTGGGTCCCTCCAGCGATCTACCAGAGCTCCTGCACCATCGACGTCACGTACTTCCCCTTCGACCAGCAGACCTGCATCATGAAGTTCGGATCGTGGACGTTCAACGGCGACCAGGTGTCCCTGGCCCTGTACAACAACAAGAACTTCGTCGACCTCTCAGACTACTGGAAAAGCGGCACCTGGGACATAATCAGCGTGCCAGCCTACCTGAACACCTACAAAGGCGACTTCCCCACTGAAACGGACATCACTTTCTACATAATCATCAGACGCAAGACTTTATTTTACACGGTGAACCTGATCCTACCCACTGTGCTCATCTCTTTTCTCTGCGTGTTGGTCTTCTATCTTCCAGCGGAGGCTGGCGAGAAGGTGACGCTTGGCATCAGCATCCTGCTCTCGCTGGTCGTGTTCCTGTTGCTCGTCAGCAAGATCCTCCCGCCCACGTCCCTGGTTCTTCCACTGATCGCCAAGTACCTGTTGTTCACCTTCATCATGAACACGGTCAGCATTCTCGTCACTGTGATCATCATCAACTGGAACTTCCGCGGGCCCAGGACGCACAGGATGCCGCAGCTGATCAGGAAGATCTTTCTCAAGTACCTGCCAACCGCGTTGCTGATGAGGAGACCCAAGAAGACTCGTCTCAGGTGGATGATGGAGATACCAAACGTGACGCTGCCTACGTCCACTTATTCAGGGAGCCCCACGGAACTTCCCAAACACTTGCCAACCTCGTTGACCAAGTCGAAGATGGAGGTGATGGAGCTGTCCGATCTTCATCATCCGAATTGCAAGATCAATAGGAAGGTTCATCATACCACCAGTGGATCCAGCGCTGCTGGGGGCGAAGGTCTGACGGATAGAAGGGGTTCAGAGAGTTCTGACTCCGTGTTGCTCAGTCCAGAGGCGAGCAAAGCTACAGAGGCCGTCGAATTCATTGCTGAACACTTGAGAAACGAGGATTTGTATATACAG ACAAGAGAGGATTGGAAGTACGTGGCGATGGTAATCGATCGACTGCAGCTTTACATATTCTTCTTGGTGACCACTGCGGGTACCATTGGGATTTTAATGGACGCGCCCCACATTTTCGAGTACGTGGACCAGGATCGTATCATTGAGATCTATCGTGGGAAGTAA